A region of the Perca flavescens isolate YP-PL-M2 chromosome 15, PFLA_1.0, whole genome shotgun sequence genome:
GATGCAGGTAGCAGCGCAGCCACTCCTCAGCAGCTCATGACGTGTGGTGGCACCGTCTCCCCCCAAACCGCCTCACTCCCCCCCTCTGACCGCTCCCCAGGCGCCATGAGCCCAGAAGATACCAGCTTTAAAAGCGACCCCTTGATGGAAATGGtctgatttttgttgttgttcttgttgacAATAATACATTCTTGAATCCTTGAATGCAATTCATTTTacattaattacattaatttgtccaaatctttggtttatgaccaaatacctgcaaaactaacatAAACATTCCCTTcaacctcagctgtactttgtgctAATTGTTCTGATTAGCAAATGTCCGAATGCCAACATGCTAAACGAAGGTGGTgagcatggtaaacattatacctgctcaacatcagcatgttaacattgtcattatgagcatgttagcatataGACGTCAGCATTTAGCTCTAGCATGTCTGTAGGCTCTCAGTTTACATCTATAGTCTAGAGTCTATAGTCTTAAGCTCTTGcacttgtcttttcttttcatttgtttacctatttttattttctctctttctgtccagaTGAGTTCACCTCTCAGCCAGGCGAGCATACAGCCATGTTCAGCTGCTCAGCTTGCAACCAACATTAAAGAAGAGCCAAAGTGTTCCACCCCGGCGCCTTGTCGATTCGCTTTAAAGCCGGCCTCTCTGCAGAACCATTACCTGGCTCCCTCAGCAACCCGTACCACTACAACCACAGCTCCAGTAGTGACTATGGACAAAGACCGGTTGCTGCTGGAAAAAGACAAGCAGATAGTGGAGTTGACCAGGTTGCTGAGGCAGAACCAGAGGCTGGTGGAGGTGTTGAGGATGCAGCTGGAGCAAGGGAACAGAGGAGGAGGACCAGAGCCACTGGTTCTTGTAAGAGTTAAACAAGAACCTCCTGATAAGCCCAGTGTCCCTCTCTCATGTGGCCATCCACAATTCCCCCCTCCACCGTCATCCGTTTCATGCGAGATGGATGTCAGCAAGGTAACTGTCAAACAGGAAGTCATCGAGGCAGATGGAGTGGAGTGTGAGACAACTACGCAATTACCAGACACTCGTGGATTACTGCAGCCAGAGCAAAGGAGCACACAGacaaaccaacaacaacaacatgcacGTCTGCAGCAAGCCGCTCTGCAGCTGTTACAGCAACAGGCCATACAGAAACTTGTGCTACAGCAACAGCTAAACCTTCAGAACCAGCAGCAGATGAATCAGAACCACAGTCAGACGCCGGAGAACCTGCAGAAACTTTCTCAGCAGAGAAAAAGGAAATCTCACAAGCAGCAGCACAAGCAactccagcagcagcaactgTTGCGGTCCCAACAACAGCATCAACAGTTGAAACAACATCACCAGCAGATGCAGACGAACCAACAGATTCTACTGAAGCAACAAAAGTCGTTTTTGCAGCAGCAGATTAAACAACAGGTGGTAATACAGCAGAAACAACAGGCGCAACAGAAGTCCCTACAGGTCAGAAATGGGTTTTACAATATCCTTTACACTGCATAGACTTTGGTGTCAGATCTACTCATAATGCCAGTTCTGCAGTTAGGGATGCTAACGCTAATGGTCTCCTGATCTGGTCAGATTTTACAATTTATAGACTGTAACAATATAACAATTTATAGAATTGCACCTTcaaagttgaaagcacttaattggaggTCACTTTGGATGAAAGCGTCAGCTAATTGACATGTAATGTGATGTAATAATAAGCGCAGCTGGCCAGCATTTAATTAGTTTAAGCTGCTTTTTTTTGGCGAAAATTCTTCCTCTAAAAGTTATTGTGGGTTTTTGTACAGGTATCTCAAGCGTCCTTCAACCAGCAGTCAGGCTCAGCCCCCACTTTCCAACAGGATCTCCCCAAGAGCGACTCCACCCCGACTCTGGTCACCGACGGCAACGGCAACCACTTCCTGATCGCACTGACCAGTCACATCACTGAGAAGCAAAGAACTGATGCACCTGGGAGCAAAGCAACCAATCAAATTGCACTGCAGGTACATGAATCCTTTTTagcaattcatttaaaaaagaaatccaaatgTATTAATTATTACCTCCTCCAAAGAGGGTATGTTTTTTGGCTCGCCTcgtttgtctgtctgccagcaggattacagaaaaactactggcATGATTtttatgaaacttggtggaagggtgtcgcatgggccaaggaagaaagagaagatcAAATCACAGACctgatacacaaattatttttcatttttgttaataTTACAGGATAGGGGATTTGTGCTGCATTGTTGTGGTGTCAGTATAATCTGAAAAATTAGCTCCTGATTGGGAAAActcacactgcattaacactgtgagatagggcatgccttggcggaggtctaGTTTGTTGTGCCTCGGAATGTGTTTATGACCATTTGTATGCTTAATAATAACAGATCAAACAGTTACCAAATTAGAAGTACACAATCTCAAAACATCAATACCAACCATGTTAGCATTATGGATCAGAATTATATAcagtagtgtgtgtgcatgcaaagACTGATTCATAAAAAAGCTATTTTTTGCTGATGtactctttttattattattattattattattattattattattattattattattattattattatattcagcaCTTTAATACAAATACTAACAAAATTGTTTACATTTATCATTTTCCACTAGCGATTACAGTCCACTCCAGCCAAGCTCCCCGGCCACAACCCCATTCAGCTGCCTAAAGCGGATAATCAGACCAAACAAAGCACGCACGTGGGATTTTTGAAACAACAAGAGACAAAGGTGAGATTTAAAGCAAGATATTGATTATCTGAATTTTCAGGCAGACTCAAAAGTAGCTTAAGTACTTttgtaaaacaggaaaagatttAAAATAGTCATATATTGAACCAATGGGACCGTTTTTTTGTAGCAAAGTGCTGTAGTAGTTGCATTAAAGGTGTCCACGGTGaggtgtgtggattgtgtgttgtgtagtAACAAGGACAATGTTTTTGAAAAGCCACAttcaaatgttatttttcaatGCTTCAAGTGCAAAGTTACATTCACCTCCATTGTATGTGATATCATAAATCTCATAGTTTAATATCTCAAAACCGTTAAACAAAATCTGCTTTAGCTATGAAATGGGGAAagtgagaaagtgtgtgtgtgtgtgtgtgtgtgtgtgtgtgtgtgtgtgtgtgtgtgtgtgtgtgtgtgtgtgtgtgtgtttttcctactTAGGTTAACtggctttttaaaatgtctagATGGGGCATTTCTGCCACCACAAATAATGGCTCAACAGCAGATGTTAAATCGTCTCTTTTTACACATTTCATGGACCCTCATCCTACTACATACACAACTCATTGTCAAAGAGGCCCAGGAGCCTCTGTCACTGGAGCACTAACAGACCAGTGTCTGTTAATGCTCCATAAAGAGAGAATGAAACatgagagtgaaagagaagtGCTCCAGTGAGTGCAATAGCGGTGGGAATTAATGATGTATGCTGTCTGACACAGTGACAGCAGTCTTTGATAAGAGTGTCTGACACTAGCCCGATGCTGATTACTATTGCTTGGCTAATTACTCTAACGACATCGTCCATTAATATGATCTATGTTGTTAACAGAGCAGGAACAAAAAACTCCATCGCATCTTGGCTAATTGAGATGTACAGTATCTCTTGGCGAGGGCAGGTGTGCTGGGAAGTGAAgatttggtggaaaatgctgaTTGCTGGTATCAGCGGTCTACCTGATCGTTGTACCCCTTTTATCACACTCTTAATAGCAATGAATCGTTTGTGATTTCAGatttaccagtggtggaatgtaactgagtacatttactcaagtactgtacttaagtacaattttgagatacttgtactttatttgagtcttttcttttcatgccacctTCTACGTCTATTCCGCTACattccagagggaaatattgtactgtttactccactacattcacctggcagcttaagttactagttactttatacCAGTTAAGATTTTTGCGCACAAAACATATGCAATTTTTAAAATacgttttattataaatgaaaccaCCCAACAATATAAAGTAGTGCtttcaaacaattaaaataattaatcgcgattaatcgcattaatgtcatagttaactcgcaattaatcgcacatttttatctattctaaatgtcccttgatttctttttgtcccattatttttttctcattttaatgctcttatcaacatggaaaagtggatcagcttgcttttgtcgcctggctttgaccagggggcggagaattggaattggtcagctgtgtgcttggtcatcaagtggtatttcagactggacgtgctgcgatgacagctcagttcacaacgacaaaacacacagatcactttggtcttgtcaatggaaccatttggcaactttttaaaagtaaactttccattcagaatcttattggcctCCATTTCGGCATCTCACACTCGCCATTCActcgtaacgttagcctgctactctttggccggctcgcgagcccaaacaagtgtgggcggcgtgcctgttgttttgtttccggtctagctagatccaatgtggtgttgtagtttttctaacgttattagttgttgcaacagcatgtaaaaaaaaactacaaagtttgctaggccaaaaagaacattaatctcatgataaaataattgacgccgttaaaatgggttttgcgttaacgccgttaataacgcgtttagtccaactacaagtccagctgaaatagTTAACTGATTAAACATagaactgtttggattgtttcttcgatttttctgcattgagtacttttacttttaatactttaagtacaatttcctgatgatacttacatacttttactcaagtaacgttttcaatgcaggacttttacttgtaatagagtatttttacagtgtggtattagtcaTTTTACTGACATGTAAGtagaggatctgaatactttttaCTTGGATGTTACTAAAACAACTAGTACCGTTGCCTGTGAATACTGTTCCCCTGTAAGGAGAACTTATCTTTCCACTCTTTGTAATGATTTGAAGCCGCAGAATGGGAGACTCCAGGTATCTGTGGAGCAGCCTCAGCAGGACATTGCTCAGTGTTTGTCAGCACCTCCCAGTCTGCAGCCTTTCTTCAACGACCAGGAGACTGCTCCCTCCGGGAAAGACGCCACATCACCTTTCTCTCAAACTGTAAGTACTCTCCAGATGGCATGGATCATCTTTCAGTGTGTCTTGTATCACCCAGTCACATTGTGAAGGATTTTGTGACAACTTTGGATGCACAAAAATCTAACTTTCACATCCAACTGGCTTTCACTTTCTTGTCCTCTCCTCTAGGAGTTGTGCCCTAGTCTGGATGTCTTGTTTAGTCCTCTGTCTCCAGCTTCCATTAAGACAGCAGCCTCATCGCCTGATAACAAAGTATGACGCTTTGCATGTCTGATTGTGTCTTTACGCCAAAAAATTTATGATATGTTCACTATGCAAAatgtgtgatttcttttttttttttttttttttttttttttgcccttggGGTGTTTCTTAGATTTTGCTAACCTATACTAAGCTAAGCTGCGTTGCTCTGCATTCCGGTCTGATATGTTGTTTTGCATTGCATCATTTCACATCATCGCGCTTGTGTCCCAGTGTCGTGTGCTATGTGAACTTTACACACAGTTTTGAAGGGTAATGTGTtgttccctctgtgtgtgtcctcaggATACAGAGCATGACGATGATTTTGTTGACATCATTTTGCAGACAGGAGGTAAGATGCAATAACATTGTCTGATCTGTATTTTTGTGTAATaacttttctgtttttacatTACACTCAGCAGTTTGATGATTATTGTGTTGGGAGTACACGCCCAACCAAATGTTTCATTTTTGAAATTctgtggatttttatttttttacttcagATACGTTGACCTCCTTTAAACCAGTAACGGACCCTTCTCTGGATCGTCTAGATCCAcaatcttctccccctccctcgcCGCTTCAGCTGTTGCTATCACCCCCCGTCCCACCCAGCTGTGACAGCCCACAGTCGGCCTCCTCGATGCAGTCTGAGCTTCAGGCTCTGGCCGACACCGTAGAAGAGAAACAACACCTCGGTAGCGCTGGGAGTGGACGCCTGGAAGACTTTCTGGAAAGCACCACCGGTAAGCCTCTCCTGGGGGTCGAGCCTGGAGGCCTGTTGACGTTGATTGATGACCTCCACAGTCAAATGCTGTGCACCCCCAGCATCCTGGACCATCCCTCGTCTCCCATGGATACCTTCGGCATGGCAGGGGACGGGGAGCAAGGGCTAGATGGTATGGATTGGTTGGACCTCaccatgggaggagagaggggagaggaaacCTCTACACTTGCCCCGCTGTGCCCTCAAACACCCCATAGTGTGTTTTCCATGGACTTCCTGGACAGTGTTGACCTGCAGATACACCTGGACTCCTGCCTATAGTCTATAACAGTCGGGAAAACAAACATGGGGGCTCAggcacacgcatgcacaaaaATGATGTTTTCACTGGTGTATTGAATCTTGAAGCACTTTGaccttcatttattttattcacgCGCTGGTGTATTGATTTTTGTACATACACGTATTAGGCAGGTCCTACATCTGTTTGTGCTGCTTTAGAAGCAGTTTTGCTAACACATGAGAGGGACTGCTGTGGATTTGGACCCGATAATTGATGAGACATTTTTAACTAAGCCAgcttacaaataaatgaatctcaTCTTTTTTTGACACCGTGTTGCAGTGAAAGATTAGATCTGTTTATTTGACCTTTGTCTAATTAGGAGTGCAAAGTGCCTTAGTTGCCTTTTGTAGTAAAGATAATCAATAGTATACCCCCACTTCAGCTAATCAATAACCAAAGTTTAGGTGAAAGATAAATAAGtttggttaaaggtcccatggcatgacaacttcaggttttttaacattaatatgcgttcccccagtctgcttatggtcccccagtggctagaaatggtgataggtgtaaacagagccctgggtatcctgctctgcttttgagaaaatgaaagctcagatgggccaatctggaatctgcttgttatgaggtcataaggagcaaggttacctcccctttctctgctttgcccgcccatgagaaagagagagacattttgGCTTTcgaacgagcaaagtggcagttggtcaaggccacacccccaccatccaccttgccccccccccctcctcctcaatagatacagaaatggcacatcctaaggaaagctcattgtgggactggctctagtggctgtaattctgcaccaagactgaatttcaggaaagagacttcagatacagtattaggggaccactaaggtctatataaaagagacttcagatacagtattaggggaccactaaggtctatataaaagagacttcagatccagtattaggggaccactaaggtctatataaaagagacttcagatccagtattaggggaccactaaggtctatataaaagagacttcagatccagtcttaggggaccactaaggtctatataaaagagacttcagatacagtattaggggaccactaaggcctatataaaagagacttcagatacagtattaggggaccactaaggtctatataaaagcatccaaagagcaccatttcATGGGGCCTTTAACATAATGGTTTATTGGATGAAGTAGAGATACAACTCTCCGATTAATGGCCATTATTTTGAAAGATGTAATTTGAGGTGACACTCAGAatcttgtgtgtttttcatatCAATTCTTGAAACATTGTGGCAGTTACAGTATCCTCACTTTAGACATCATGTTGGTTCTTGTGTAGGTTACAGCACTGGAAGTATTACTACAGTTTGTATTCTATTTAGTATTAAGAAAActggcattacattacatacatacatacatacatacatacatacatacatacatacatactgtacatacagcaGGCCCCAACTActtctttccattcatttatattttctccagtgatagttaattggtAGAGAAATAcaacttgtttttaaaatgtcttgaTGGTTTCAATGTGCCATGTGTCTGAATCCCATATCTGCTAGTACCGCCAAGGTTTTTACCCACTAATTGAAAATTAAGAGATTTTTAATTCTCAATCAAAATCTTGACGTACAATGTTCAAATAATGAGCGTTAAAAGGTTTCACACAGCTGCATGAGTTACATTAgagtgacattatgaaataaattgtcattttattttagattcctgCAGATAATGATAATGAAATAATGGTCCAATTCATTTGGGGCTAAGAGTTGACATAAAATTGCTATTTAATATTTATGCATATTGAGAATATTGTGTGTTGCATAGCATTGCACT
Encoded here:
- the LOC114569663 gene encoding myocardin-related transcription factor A isoform X2, translated to MLEQLSCVRIDPSPLRPPPISRNMDERALRFELERQACQSIRKVLQLKLQQRRSRVELINQGIMPPLKSSAAFHEQRRSLERARTEDYLKRKIRSRPERSELIRMHILEETSAEPSLQAKQMQLKRARLADDLNDKISHRPGPMELIHKNILPVHSSIKQAIIETRFPKASGDNSSCDEDSIYSLSPEQPMGQESPLGLLPLPSPPETLAESSIPSPTQVSPPAPALPPISGSSPSFKLTNGTAASSAQRTGVTSQIKSQPKPNSDRSAQRHKKPKDNKPKIKKLKYHEYIPPDQKGDKEPPPHLDSSYAKILQQQQLFLQLQILNQQQQHYNYHAILPAPPKQIQTGQQPSSSSSSNSTTTSSPPRPFAAPSTAPSNQGSHSCQSSAPIRGPKPTFLPPNLDEMKVAELKSELKLRSLPVSGTKNDLIERLRTYQELNGVSDTTSSPTAGGATGPGAEGTAKSSKSAATTANNTSLQQQWFQFQCHQTSSRTGSSAATPQQLMTCGGTVSPQTASLPPSDRSPGAMSPEDTSFKSDPLMEMMSSPLSQASIQPCSAAQLATNIKEEPKCSTPAPCRFALKPASLQNHYLAPSATRTTTTTAPVVTMDKDRLLLEKDKQIVELTRLLRQNQRLVEVLRMQLEQGNRGGGPEPLVLVRVKQEPPDKPSVPLSCGHPQFPPPPSSVSCEMDVSKVTVKQEVIEADGVECETTTQLPDTRGLLQPEQRSTQTNQQQQHARLQQAALQLLQQQAIQKLVLQQQLNLQNQQQMNQNHSQTPENLQKLSQQRKRKSHKQQHKQLQQQQLLRSQQQHQQLKQHHQQMQTNQQILLKQQKSFLQQQIKQQVVIQQKQQAQQKSLQVSQASFNQQSGSAPTFQQDLPKSDSTPTLVTDGNGNHFLIALTSHITEKQRTDAPGSKATNQIALQRLQSTPAKLPGHNPIQLPKADNQTKQSTHVGFLKQQETKPQNGRLQVSVEQPQQDIAQCLSAPPSLQPFFNDQETAPSGKDATSPFSQTELCPSLDVLFSPLSPASIKTAASSPDNKDTEHDDDFVDIILQTGDTLTSFKPVTDPSLDRLDPQSSPPPSPLQLLLSPPVPPSCDSPQSASSMQSELQALADTVEEKQHLGSAGSGRLEDFLESTTGKPLLGVEPGGLLTLIDDLHSQMLCTPSILDHPSSPMDTFGMAGDGEQGLDGMDWLDLTMGGERGEETSTLAPLCPQTPHSVFSMDFLDSVDLQIHLDSCL
- the LOC114569663 gene encoding myocardin-related transcription factor A isoform X1, whose translation is METKLGERSNAGAFIPSPQSEAVANELQELSLQPAPNLLPVRERKDVLQLKLQQRRSRVELINQGIMPPLKSSAAFHEQRRSLERARTEDYLKRKIRSRPERSELIRMHILEETSAEPSLQAKQMQLKRARLADDLNDKISHRPGPMELIHKNILPVHSSIKQAIIETRFPKASGDNSSCDEDSIYSLSPEQPMGQESPLGLLPLPSPPETLAESSIPSPTQVSPPAPALPPISGSSPSFKLTNGTAASSAQRTGVTSQIKSQPKPNSDRSAQRHKKPKDNKPKIKKLKYHEYIPPDQKGDKEPPPHLDSSYAKILQQQQLFLQLQILNQQQQHYNYHAILPAPPKQIQTGQQPSSSSSSNSTTTSSPPRPFAAPSTAPSNQGSHSCQSSAPIRGPKPTFLPPNLDEMKVAELKSELKLRSLPVSGTKNDLIERLRTYQELNGVSDTTSSPTAGGATGPGAEGTAKSSKSAATTANNTSLQQQWFQFQCHQTSSRTGSSAATPQQLMTCGGTVSPQTASLPPSDRSPGAMSPEDTSFKSDPLMEMMSSPLSQASIQPCSAAQLATNIKEEPKCSTPAPCRFALKPASLQNHYLAPSATRTTTTTAPVVTMDKDRLLLEKDKQIVELTRLLRQNQRLVEVLRMQLEQGNRGGGPEPLVLVRVKQEPPDKPSVPLSCGHPQFPPPPSSVSCEMDVSKVTVKQEVIEADGVECETTTQLPDTRGLLQPEQRSTQTNQQQQHARLQQAALQLLQQQAIQKLVLQQQLNLQNQQQMNQNHSQTPENLQKLSQQRKRKSHKQQHKQLQQQQLLRSQQQHQQLKQHHQQMQTNQQILLKQQKSFLQQQIKQQVVIQQKQQAQQKSLQVSQASFNQQSGSAPTFQQDLPKSDSTPTLVTDGNGNHFLIALTSHITEKQRTDAPGSKATNQIALQRLQSTPAKLPGHNPIQLPKADNQTKQSTHVGFLKQQETKPQNGRLQVSVEQPQQDIAQCLSAPPSLQPFFNDQETAPSGKDATSPFSQTELCPSLDVLFSPLSPASIKTAASSPDNKDTEHDDDFVDIILQTGDTLTSFKPVTDPSLDRLDPQSSPPPSPLQLLLSPPVPPSCDSPQSASSMQSELQALADTVEEKQHLGSAGSGRLEDFLESTTGKPLLGVEPGGLLTLIDDLHSQMLCTPSILDHPSSPMDTFGMAGDGEQGLDGMDWLDLTMGGERGEETSTLAPLCPQTPHSVFSMDFLDSVDLQIHLDSCL